One genomic segment of Primulina eburnea isolate SZY01 unplaced genomic scaffold, ASM2296580v1 ctg633_ERROPOS900000, whole genome shotgun sequence includes these proteins:
- the LOC140821572 gene encoding transcription factor TGA9-like isoform X3 — MFPSWPIRFQQKGSSKSGEESTDSGRSPLNTLSTRLETESESPVSRKASPDHQTAAAAAFDYKHHHLQPLQPPLQRIQQVQMASGSDNPGTGISQAITAAKQTPEKRRGPGSNSEKVLDAKTMRRLAQNREAARKSRIRKKAYVQQLESSRIRLTQLEQDLQRARSQGLFLGGGVANGNISSGGAVFDMEYARWVDDDHGHMTELRNALQSHLSDGDLRVIVDGYITHYDEIFRLRGVAAKSDVFHLITGMWATTIERCFLWMGGFRPSDLIKMLISQLDPLTEQQLVGIYGLQQSTQQAEEALSQGLEQLHQSLLDAIANASLNDSMHHMVVALGKITNLEGFVRQADNLRQQTLHQLRRVLTVRQAAKCFLVIGEYYGRLRTLSSLWASRPRETLISDSNGEMPPNVQMIQHSQINQFSNF, encoded by the exons ATGTTCCCTTCTTGGCCTATCAGATTCCAGCAAAAA GGAAGCTCAAAATCGGGAGAAGAGAGCACTGATTCAGGCCGATCACCACTAAACACTCTCTCCACCAGATTGGAGACTGAGAGCGAGTCTCCCGTCAGCAGAAAGGCATCACCAGACCACCAGACCGCGGCAGCGGCGGCCTTTGACTACAAGCACCACCACCTTCAGCCGCTGCAACCGCCGCTACAGCGGATACAACAAGTGCAGATGGCGAGTGGAAGTGATAACCCCGGAACGGGAATCTCACAAGCTATTACAGCTGCTAAACAAACCCCAGAGAAG AGAAGGGGGCCAGGTTCGAATTCAGAAAAAGTGCTTGATGCTAAG ACAATGAGACGTTTAGCTCAAAATAGGGAAGCAGCAAGAAAGAGCAGGATCAGGAAAAAG GCGTACGTACAGCAGCTAGAGTCAAGTAGGATAAGGCTCACGCAACTTGAACAAGATCTTCAGAGGGCAAGGTCGCAG GGTCTTTTCTTAGGAGGTGGGGTCGCAAATGGGAATATCAGCTCTG GTGGTGCTGTATTTGACATGGAATATGCGAGATGGGTAGACGACGATCACGGCCACATGACGGAGCTACGAAATGCATTGCAATCGCATTTATCGGATGGTGATCTAAGGGTGATCGTCGACGGTTACATAACACATTATGATGAAATCTTTCGTTTGAGGGGAGTAGCTGCTAAATCTGATGTCTTCCATCTCATCACCGGAATGTGGGCTACGACCATCGAACGTTGTTTCCTCTGGATGGGCGGCTTTCGGCCTTCTGATTTAATCAAG ATGTTGATATCGCAATTAGACCCCTTGACGGAGCAACAATTAGTGGGGATATATGGTCTCCAACAGTCCACACAGCAGGCCGAGGAGGCTCTTTCCCAAGGACTCGAACAATTACACCAGTCTTTGCTTGATGCCATAGCCAATGCCTCTCTCAATGATAGTATGCATCATATGGTGGTCGCTCTCGGCAAGATTACCAATCTCGAAGGTTTCGTTCGTCAG GCCGATAATCTAAGGCAGCAGACCCTCCACCAGTTGCGTCGTGTGCTAACAGTTCGACAAGCTGCTAAATGTTTCCTGGTGATCGGAGAGTACTATGGTCGATTGCGAACTTTAAGTTCGCTATGGGCGTCGCGTCCGAGAGA GACTTTGATCTCGGATAGTAACGGGGAAATGCCTCCGAACGTACAAATGATACAACACTCTCAGATTAATCAGTTCTCCAACTTCTGA
- the LOC140821572 gene encoding transcription factor TGA9-like isoform X1, which produces MASNRVGEYAAAALSDSGAPHHNQIPFGVPHMLHHSNTSFINLEVSDFDFGELEEAIVLQGVKFNNNNEIKQTLYATVKPAATLEMFPSWPIRFQQKGSSKSGEESTDSGRSPLNTLSTRLETESESPVSRKASPDHQTAAAAAFDYKHHHLQPLQPPLQRIQQVQMASGSDNPGTGISQAITAAKQTPEKRRGPGSNSEKVLDAKTMRRLAQNREAARKSRIRKKAYVQQLESSRIRLTQLEQDLQRARSQGLFLGGGVANGNISSGGAVFDMEYARWVDDDHGHMTELRNALQSHLSDGDLRVIVDGYITHYDEIFRLRGVAAKSDVFHLITGMWATTIERCFLWMGGFRPSDLIKMLISQLDPLTEQQLVGIYGLQQSTQQAEEALSQGLEQLHQSLLDAIANASLNDSMHHMVVALGKITNLEGFVRQADNLRQQTLHQLRRVLTVRQAAKCFLVIGEYYGRLRTLSSLWASRPRETLISDSNGEMPPNVQMIQHSQINQFSNF; this is translated from the exons ATGGCGAGTAATAGAGTCGGAGAATATGCAGCAGCTGCTTTATCAGACTCGGGAGCTCCGCATCATAACCAAATTCCATTCGGGGTTCCGCACATGCTTCATCATTCCAATACAAGCTTCAT AAATCTCGAggtatctgattttgattttgGAGAACTGGAAGAAGCAATAGTACTGCAAGGAGTTAAGTTCAACAACAATAATGAAATCAAACAAA CTTTATATGCTACAGTCAAGCCTGCAGCAACCCTGGAGATGTTCCCTTCTTGGCCTATCAGATTCCAGCAAAAA GGAAGCTCAAAATCGGGAGAAGAGAGCACTGATTCAGGCCGATCACCACTAAACACTCTCTCCACCAGATTGGAGACTGAGAGCGAGTCTCCCGTCAGCAGAAAGGCATCACCAGACCACCAGACCGCGGCAGCGGCGGCCTTTGACTACAAGCACCACCACCTTCAGCCGCTGCAACCGCCGCTACAGCGGATACAACAAGTGCAGATGGCGAGTGGAAGTGATAACCCCGGAACGGGAATCTCACAAGCTATTACAGCTGCTAAACAAACCCCAGAGAAG AGAAGGGGGCCAGGTTCGAATTCAGAAAAAGTGCTTGATGCTAAG ACAATGAGACGTTTAGCTCAAAATAGGGAAGCAGCAAGAAAGAGCAGGATCAGGAAAAAG GCGTACGTACAGCAGCTAGAGTCAAGTAGGATAAGGCTCACGCAACTTGAACAAGATCTTCAGAGGGCAAGGTCGCAG GGTCTTTTCTTAGGAGGTGGGGTCGCAAATGGGAATATCAGCTCTG GTGGTGCTGTATTTGACATGGAATATGCGAGATGGGTAGACGACGATCACGGCCACATGACGGAGCTACGAAATGCATTGCAATCGCATTTATCGGATGGTGATCTAAGGGTGATCGTCGACGGTTACATAACACATTATGATGAAATCTTTCGTTTGAGGGGAGTAGCTGCTAAATCTGATGTCTTCCATCTCATCACCGGAATGTGGGCTACGACCATCGAACGTTGTTTCCTCTGGATGGGCGGCTTTCGGCCTTCTGATTTAATCAAG ATGTTGATATCGCAATTAGACCCCTTGACGGAGCAACAATTAGTGGGGATATATGGTCTCCAACAGTCCACACAGCAGGCCGAGGAGGCTCTTTCCCAAGGACTCGAACAATTACACCAGTCTTTGCTTGATGCCATAGCCAATGCCTCTCTCAATGATAGTATGCATCATATGGTGGTCGCTCTCGGCAAGATTACCAATCTCGAAGGTTTCGTTCGTCAG GCCGATAATCTAAGGCAGCAGACCCTCCACCAGTTGCGTCGTGTGCTAACAGTTCGACAAGCTGCTAAATGTTTCCTGGTGATCGGAGAGTACTATGGTCGATTGCGAACTTTAAGTTCGCTATGGGCGTCGCGTCCGAGAGA GACTTTGATCTCGGATAGTAACGGGGAAATGCCTCCGAACGTACAAATGATACAACACTCTCAGATTAATCAGTTCTCCAACTTCTGA
- the LOC140821572 gene encoding transcription factor TGA9-like isoform X2, with translation MASNRVGEYAAAALSDSGAPHHNQIPFGVPHMLHHSNTSFINLEVSDFDFGELEEAIVLQGVKFNNNNEIKQTLYATVKPAATLEMFPSWPIRFQQKGSSKSGEESTDSGRSPLNTLSTRLETESESPVSRKASPDHQTAAAAAFDYKHHHLQPLQPPLQRIQQVQMASGSDNPGTGISQAITAAKQTPEKTMRRLAQNREAARKSRIRKKAYVQQLESSRIRLTQLEQDLQRARSQGLFLGGGVANGNISSGGAVFDMEYARWVDDDHGHMTELRNALQSHLSDGDLRVIVDGYITHYDEIFRLRGVAAKSDVFHLITGMWATTIERCFLWMGGFRPSDLIKMLISQLDPLTEQQLVGIYGLQQSTQQAEEALSQGLEQLHQSLLDAIANASLNDSMHHMVVALGKITNLEGFVRQADNLRQQTLHQLRRVLTVRQAAKCFLVIGEYYGRLRTLSSLWASRPRETLISDSNGEMPPNVQMIQHSQINQFSNF, from the exons ATGGCGAGTAATAGAGTCGGAGAATATGCAGCAGCTGCTTTATCAGACTCGGGAGCTCCGCATCATAACCAAATTCCATTCGGGGTTCCGCACATGCTTCATCATTCCAATACAAGCTTCAT AAATCTCGAggtatctgattttgattttgGAGAACTGGAAGAAGCAATAGTACTGCAAGGAGTTAAGTTCAACAACAATAATGAAATCAAACAAA CTTTATATGCTACAGTCAAGCCTGCAGCAACCCTGGAGATGTTCCCTTCTTGGCCTATCAGATTCCAGCAAAAA GGAAGCTCAAAATCGGGAGAAGAGAGCACTGATTCAGGCCGATCACCACTAAACACTCTCTCCACCAGATTGGAGACTGAGAGCGAGTCTCCCGTCAGCAGAAAGGCATCACCAGACCACCAGACCGCGGCAGCGGCGGCCTTTGACTACAAGCACCACCACCTTCAGCCGCTGCAACCGCCGCTACAGCGGATACAACAAGTGCAGATGGCGAGTGGAAGTGATAACCCCGGAACGGGAATCTCACAAGCTATTACAGCTGCTAAACAAACCCCAGAGAAG ACAATGAGACGTTTAGCTCAAAATAGGGAAGCAGCAAGAAAGAGCAGGATCAGGAAAAAG GCGTACGTACAGCAGCTAGAGTCAAGTAGGATAAGGCTCACGCAACTTGAACAAGATCTTCAGAGGGCAAGGTCGCAG GGTCTTTTCTTAGGAGGTGGGGTCGCAAATGGGAATATCAGCTCTG GTGGTGCTGTATTTGACATGGAATATGCGAGATGGGTAGACGACGATCACGGCCACATGACGGAGCTACGAAATGCATTGCAATCGCATTTATCGGATGGTGATCTAAGGGTGATCGTCGACGGTTACATAACACATTATGATGAAATCTTTCGTTTGAGGGGAGTAGCTGCTAAATCTGATGTCTTCCATCTCATCACCGGAATGTGGGCTACGACCATCGAACGTTGTTTCCTCTGGATGGGCGGCTTTCGGCCTTCTGATTTAATCAAG ATGTTGATATCGCAATTAGACCCCTTGACGGAGCAACAATTAGTGGGGATATATGGTCTCCAACAGTCCACACAGCAGGCCGAGGAGGCTCTTTCCCAAGGACTCGAACAATTACACCAGTCTTTGCTTGATGCCATAGCCAATGCCTCTCTCAATGATAGTATGCATCATATGGTGGTCGCTCTCGGCAAGATTACCAATCTCGAAGGTTTCGTTCGTCAG GCCGATAATCTAAGGCAGCAGACCCTCCACCAGTTGCGTCGTGTGCTAACAGTTCGACAAGCTGCTAAATGTTTCCTGGTGATCGGAGAGTACTATGGTCGATTGCGAACTTTAAGTTCGCTATGGGCGTCGCGTCCGAGAGA GACTTTGATCTCGGATAGTAACGGGGAAATGCCTCCGAACGTACAAATGATACAACACTCTCAGATTAATCAGTTCTCCAACTTCTGA